One genomic region from SAR92 clade bacterium H455 encodes:
- a CDS encoding Lrp/AsnC ligand binding domain-containing protein — MINGESGPTKKLSKIDRNILRILQRDGRISYTDLSREVGLSVTPCIERVKRLERSGYIQGYTAKLNPELLNAGLVVFVQIRLNHTSQENFAEFHRSVMDLEDVQSCYLVSGNYDYLLKARVADMSAYRELLGSRILKLPAVQESTSYVVMEELKETMQIAIPQS, encoded by the coding sequence ATGATCAACGGCGAAAGTGGCCCGACCAAGAAACTCAGCAAAATCGACCGCAATATACTGCGCATCCTCCAGCGCGACGGCCGCATCAGCTACACCGACCTCTCCCGAGAAGTCGGTCTCTCCGTTACACCCTGTATAGAGCGAGTAAAACGACTGGAACGCAGTGGTTATATTCAAGGCTACACCGCCAAGCTCAACCCAGAGTTGCTCAATGCGGGATTAGTGGTATTTGTGCAAATACGCCTCAATCACACCTCTCAAGAGAACTTTGCAGAATTTCACCGATCGGTGATGGACCTAGAAGACGTGCAGAGCTGTTACCTAGTATCCGGCAACTATGACTACCTACTCAAAGCCAGAGTCGCCGACATGAGCGCCTACAGAGAACTGCTTGGCAGCCGCATACTCAAGCTTCCAGCGGTGCAAGAATCCACCAGTTATGTGGTCATGGAAGAGCTCAAAGAAACCATGCAGATAGCAATTCCCCAGAGCTAA
- a CDS encoding YSC84-related protein, with translation MHKLIFSLAIAALMSVSACSNNPSKTPIEKRQIIIDMRNQVLQDLFKIKPDVKAQINSAAGYAVFSNANINLIFASVGAGHGVVRDNNSGQNTFMKMGEAGLGLGIGIKDFRAVFVFHSRDALTQFVEDGWAFGVNADAAAKASEKGAAVGGEATFDNITVYQLTESGLALQATVKGTKFWQDSELN, from the coding sequence ATGCACAAACTTATTTTTAGTCTCGCTATCGCCGCGCTGATGTCCGTCAGCGCCTGCAGCAACAACCCCAGCAAAACGCCCATCGAAAAGCGCCAAATCATAATCGACATGCGCAATCAGGTACTTCAGGATCTGTTTAAAATCAAACCCGACGTCAAAGCCCAGATTAATAGCGCCGCGGGCTATGCGGTTTTCAGCAATGCCAACATCAATCTTATCTTCGCCAGTGTCGGCGCCGGGCACGGTGTAGTTCGCGACAATAATAGCGGCCAAAACACCTTTATGAAAATGGGCGAAGCAGGTCTTGGCCTGGGAATTGGGATCAAAGATTTCCGTGCCGTATTTGTCTTTCACAGCCGCGACGCACTCACGCAGTTTGTTGAGGATGGTTGGGCCTTTGGTGTTAATGCCGATGCCGCAGCCAAAGCCAGCGAGAAAGGTGCAGCCGTGGGTGGCGAAGCGACCTTTGACAATATCACTGTGTATCAGCTCACCGAGTCAGGATTAGCTCTTCAGGCTACTGTAAAAGGCACTAAATTCTGGCAGGATAGCGAGCTCAATTAA
- a CDS encoding aldehyde dehydrogenase family protein, which translates to MTTPQLSAENKTAIDASFAAHKAYALKLRKSTCAQRLEVLARFETVFKNSYDKIYASALADFGKPGAEVDIAEIMIVLSELAHTRKKLKKWMKPVSVRASMTMLGTSSKIVTEPKGTSLVISPWNYPFNLTFGPMISAIAAGCTVIIKPSEMTPHMSQVIAEIVEEAFRPEEVSLFQGEADVSSYLTSLPFDHIFFTGSPAVGKHVMAAAAKNLTSVTLELGGKSPVIVDKSADLMKTARSVSWGKFNNNGQTCIAPDYLFVHESIKDELMVELKASMAKQYGEGSDAQANGDYCQVVNSGHHGRISGLLSEALAGGAELITGGQTDDAERFIAPTLLQGMTADSRIMNEEIFGPVLPIMTFSDLDEVIGYINDKPKPLALYFFGRDKAAINKVLEETSAGDTCINQVVMHFVHPNLPFGGVNNSGIGKSGGEWGYKAFSHERSVLQDKWASGHMMHPPYTPKVRKLIKTITGLVSR; encoded by the coding sequence ATGACGACTCCACAACTGAGTGCAGAGAATAAAACTGCTATTGATGCTTCATTTGCGGCCCACAAGGCCTATGCTTTGAAGCTGCGCAAGTCCACCTGTGCCCAGCGCCTCGAAGTGCTGGCGCGCTTCGAAACAGTATTTAAAAACTCCTACGATAAGATTTATGCCTCAGCCCTAGCGGATTTTGGTAAGCCGGGGGCGGAAGTAGATATAGCTGAAATTATGATTGTGCTGTCTGAGCTGGCGCATACGCGCAAGAAATTGAAAAAGTGGATGAAGCCGGTATCCGTGCGTGCGTCCATGACTATGCTCGGCACTTCTTCAAAGATTGTTACCGAGCCCAAGGGCACCAGCCTGGTGATCTCGCCGTGGAACTATCCCTTTAACCTGACTTTCGGTCCGATGATTTCGGCGATTGCTGCCGGTTGTACTGTGATTATTAAGCCTTCGGAAATGACACCGCATATGTCCCAGGTGATTGCGGAGATTGTTGAAGAGGCATTTCGTCCGGAAGAAGTCAGCCTGTTTCAGGGTGAAGCGGATGTTTCTAGCTACTTAACCAGTCTGCCTTTTGACCATATCTTCTTTACCGGCAGCCCGGCTGTTGGCAAACATGTTATGGCTGCGGCGGCAAAAAATCTTACTTCAGTAACTCTGGAGCTGGGTGGCAAGAGCCCGGTGATTGTCGACAAGAGTGCAGATCTGATGAAGACTGCGCGCAGTGTTTCCTGGGGCAAGTTCAATAACAATGGCCAGACCTGTATTGCGCCGGACTATCTGTTTGTTCACGAGAGCATTAAAGACGAGCTGATGGTTGAGCTCAAGGCCAGCATGGCGAAACAGTATGGCGAAGGCAGCGATGCTCAAGCCAATGGCGATTACTGCCAGGTGGTCAATTCAGGCCATCACGGTCGTATCTCTGGGCTCTTGTCTGAGGCCTTGGCCGGTGGCGCTGAGTTAATTACTGGCGGTCAGACCGATGACGCTGAGCGCTTTATTGCACCCACGTTGCTTCAGGGCATGACAGCTGACTCACGCATTATGAACGAAGAAATTTTTGGCCCAGTACTGCCGATTATGACCTTTAGCGATCTCGATGAAGTGATTGGCTATATCAATGATAAGCCGAAGCCATTGGCGCTGTACTTTTTCGGTCGCGACAAAGCAGCGATCAATAAAGTGCTGGAAGAAACCAGCGCTGGTGATACCTGTATCAACCAGGTGGTGATGCACTTTGTGCATCCCAACTTACCCTTTGGCGGTGTTAACAATAGCGGTATTGGCAAGTCTGGCGGCGAGTGGGGTTACAAGGCATTTTCCCACGAGCGCAGTGTGCTGCAGGATAAGTGGGCCAGCGGTCATATGATGCACCCTCCCTACACGCCGAAGGTACGCAAGCTGATCAAGACGATTACTGGATTGGTCAGTCGCTAG
- the cmoA gene encoding carboxy-S-adenosyl-L-methionine synthase CmoA has translation MSDKSKLDDLFASPLGNVPRFAFDEAVVDVFPDMIQRSVPGYQTIINLCGELAARYVQPDSNCYDLGCSLGASSLAIAQHIKQPGVSIVAVDNSAAMLARCHSVLEKQQSTATIQLLEADICDIEISNASLVVMNFTLQFIAIEKRQALLEKIYAGLNPGGCLVISEKLLFEPESLNQLLSELHHQFKSAQGYSDLEISQKRDSLENFLLPETLETHINRIKACGFNAASPWFQCFNFASLVAIKQH, from the coding sequence ATGAGTGACAAATCTAAACTGGACGACCTATTTGCCAGCCCATTGGGCAATGTCCCCCGCTTCGCCTTTGACGAAGCGGTGGTGGATGTATTCCCGGATATGATTCAGCGCTCAGTGCCCGGCTATCAGACAATTATTAATCTCTGTGGTGAACTGGCGGCGCGCTACGTGCAGCCAGACAGCAACTGTTATGACCTGGGTTGTTCACTGGGTGCCTCATCTCTGGCTATAGCACAGCACATTAAGCAGCCAGGCGTTAGCATAGTGGCGGTAGATAACTCAGCGGCCATGCTCGCCCGCTGCCACTCCGTGTTAGAAAAACAGCAATCCACAGCCACAATCCAGCTGCTGGAAGCGGATATCTGTGATATTGAGATCAGCAATGCCTCACTGGTGGTGATGAATTTCACCCTGCAGTTTATTGCGATTGAAAAGCGTCAGGCGCTGCTGGAAAAGATTTATGCCGGATTGAATCCCGGTGGCTGTCTGGTGATTTCTGAGAAGTTATTATTTGAACCTGAATCCTTAAACCAACTGCTGTCGGAACTGCATCATCAGTTTAAAAGTGCCCAGGGTTACAGTGATTTAGAGATCAGTCAAAAGCGTGACTCCCTGGAAAACTTCCTGCTTCCAGAAACCCTTGAGACCCACATCAATAGAATAAAGGCCTGCGGATTTAACGCCGCAAGCCCTTGGTTTCAATGTTTTAACTTTGCCTCACTAGTGGCGATTAAACAGCACTAA
- a CDS encoding SlyX family protein, whose product MNSDTIEQRFEQLEEKLAYQEMTNAELSEEIFRQQKEIDTLTLAHQSMVQRMEALQDVAAEGDGSQNEKPPHY is encoded by the coding sequence ATGAACAGCGATACAATAGAACAGCGATTTGAGCAGCTCGAAGAAAAGCTGGCTTACCAAGAAATGACCAATGCCGAGTTGAGTGAAGAGATCTTTCGTCAGCAGAAAGAGATCGATACTTTGACCCTGGCCCACCAATCCATGGTGCAGCGAATGGAAGCACTGCAGGATGTGGCAGCCGAGGGAGATGGCTCCCAAAACGAGAAGCCTCCGCACTATTAA
- a CDS encoding insulinase family protein produces MTHHPAFELLREQEIPSLNVCYQEYRHRVTGAQHIHLAADNKENVFLVALRTVPMDSTGVAHILEHTALCGSEKYPVRDPFFMMIRRSLNTFMNAFTSSDWTAYPFASQNKKDFNNLLDVYLDSVFFARLDPLDFAQEGHRLEFADATDASSELTYKGVVFNEMKGAMSSINSTLWQTMSKHLYPTGTYHYNSGGEPADIPNLSYEQFKAFYKTHYHPSNAIFVTFGDIAAAEHQATFETNALSRFEKLDCHIAVTDEQRYTSPQYFEEFYAADDQEPLQDHSHIVISWLLGDSTDLEATMEARLLASVLLDNSGSPLLKALETTDLGTSPSPMCGLEDSQKELCFACGVEGSNPEQADAVEKLILDVLQDVADNGLPLEQVAASLHQLELSQREVSGGGYPYGLNLILTSLSSATHRGDPVALLNLDPVLEKLQQQIQNPEFIKSLAQNLLINNQHRIRLVMKPDHQLANSRDQAEKDQLAAIQAKLSDSEKQAIVDKAAALKERQEMEENLDILPKVGIEDVPVDIAYAERHSVDSAPLPLTSYSAGTNGLAYQQIIMPMPALTQKQMDLLPLYSTCVTEMGVGNRDYQATQLWHSSVVGSYSASASVRSDKDHLDQLHGNISFSAKGLARNQSAMSDLMHESMQNTRFDELSRLRELVSQIRTHRESSIVGSGHALAMTAAASGLSANAYLNQRWGGMSGLAQIKALDQSLETQAGLESLAAQLEEIHQLVLGQPREYLLVAEEHRLDGFKQSINSTFGGDHQMAALANNLIDYQPTLEPVKHCWTANTQVSFCAKAYATVPSSHADSAALTVLGGVLRNGYLHRTIREQGGAYGGGASQDNQSGAFRFYSYRDPRIEGTLTDFDDSIKWLMDKPLAGDSVEEAILGVIGGMDKPASPAGEAMQAFHGELNGRSKASISEFRNRVLAVTDADLKRVAAQYLRPEVAQTAVITNTDLAAKTGLDIIAV; encoded by the coding sequence AGAAAATGTATTCCTCGTCGCTCTGCGCACTGTGCCTATGGACTCAACTGGTGTAGCGCATATCCTCGAGCACACCGCGCTCTGTGGCAGTGAAAAATATCCGGTGCGCGACCCCTTTTTTATGATGATCCGGCGCTCACTCAATACCTTTATGAATGCGTTCACCAGTTCTGACTGGACTGCTTATCCCTTTGCCAGCCAGAACAAAAAAGACTTTAACAACCTTCTCGACGTGTATCTGGATTCGGTATTTTTTGCCCGCCTGGATCCCTTGGACTTTGCCCAGGAAGGCCATCGTTTAGAGTTTGCCGATGCAACCGATGCCAGCTCCGAACTGACCTACAAAGGTGTAGTGTTCAATGAAATGAAAGGCGCTATGAGTTCGATCAACTCGACCCTGTGGCAGACCATGAGCAAGCATCTCTATCCCACCGGCACCTACCACTACAACAGTGGCGGCGAGCCTGCGGATATTCCGAACCTGAGCTACGAGCAATTTAAGGCCTTCTACAAGACTCACTATCACCCGAGCAACGCGATCTTTGTTACTTTTGGTGATATTGCTGCCGCCGAACATCAAGCGACTTTTGAAACCAATGCACTGAGTCGCTTTGAAAAGCTCGACTGCCATATAGCCGTGACCGACGAACAGCGTTACACCAGCCCACAGTATTTCGAAGAGTTCTACGCCGCCGATGACCAAGAGCCATTGCAAGACCACAGCCATATAGTTATATCCTGGCTGCTCGGGGATTCAACCGACTTAGAAGCCACCATGGAAGCGCGCCTGCTGGCCAGCGTGCTCCTCGACAATAGCGGTTCGCCATTACTGAAAGCCTTGGAAACCACTGATCTGGGCACTTCGCCCTCGCCCATGTGCGGCCTCGAAGATTCCCAGAAAGAGCTCTGTTTTGCCTGTGGTGTCGAAGGCTCCAACCCTGAGCAAGCCGATGCAGTGGAAAAACTGATTCTCGATGTGCTGCAAGATGTGGCCGACAATGGCCTGCCCCTGGAACAGGTGGCTGCCAGTCTGCACCAGTTGGAACTGTCTCAGCGTGAAGTCTCCGGTGGCGGCTATCCCTATGGTCTCAACTTGATTCTTACCTCACTGAGTAGCGCCACTCATCGCGGCGATCCGGTGGCGCTGTTAAATCTGGATCCGGTACTAGAAAAGCTTCAGCAGCAGATTCAAAACCCAGAGTTTATTAAGTCTCTGGCGCAGAATTTGCTGATCAATAACCAGCACCGTATTCGTCTGGTGATGAAGCCCGATCACCAGCTGGCCAACAGCAGAGATCAGGCCGAGAAAGATCAGCTGGCAGCCATTCAGGCCAAGCTGAGCGACAGCGAAAAGCAGGCCATAGTGGACAAGGCCGCAGCCCTTAAAGAACGCCAGGAAATGGAAGAGAATCTGGATATCTTGCCCAAGGTTGGCATTGAAGATGTGCCAGTGGATATTGCCTATGCCGAGCGTCACAGTGTCGATAGCGCACCATTGCCCCTAACCAGTTATAGCGCCGGCACCAATGGTCTCGCCTATCAGCAGATCATTATGCCGATGCCCGCTCTAACCCAAAAACAAATGGATCTGCTGCCCCTCTACAGCACCTGTGTAACTGAAATGGGTGTGGGCAACAGAGACTACCAGGCCACTCAGCTATGGCACTCCAGCGTGGTGGGCTCCTATTCCGCCTCGGCCTCAGTGCGCAGTGACAAAGATCACTTGGATCAACTACACGGCAATATTAGCTTCTCGGCCAAAGGTCTGGCCCGCAACCAAAGTGCCATGAGCGACCTGATGCATGAGTCGATGCAAAATACGCGCTTTGATGAGCTCTCGCGACTGCGAGAACTGGTGTCGCAGATACGCACTCACCGTGAGTCGTCAATTGTCGGCAGTGGTCATGCTCTGGCGATGACCGCAGCGGCCAGCGGCCTCTCGGCCAATGCCTATTTAAACCAACGTTGGGGTGGCATGAGTGGCCTGGCGCAAATTAAAGCACTTGACCAGAGCCTTGAGACCCAAGCCGGCCTAGAGTCTCTCGCAGCCCAGCTGGAAGAGATTCATCAGCTGGTACTGGGTCAGCCGCGAGAGTATCTACTGGTGGCCGAAGAACATCGACTGGATGGCTTTAAGCAAAGTATCAACAGCACCTTTGGCGGCGACCATCAAATGGCCGCCCTGGCCAACAATCTGATCGACTACCAGCCCACACTGGAACCGGTTAAGCACTGCTGGACCGCCAATACTCAGGTGAGCTTCTGTGCCAAAGCCTATGCCACAGTGCCCTCGAGTCATGCTGATTCAGCGGCCCTGACAGTACTGGGTGGCGTGTTGCGCAATGGCTATCTACACCGCACCATTCGCGAACAGGGTGGCGCCTACGGTGGTGGCGCATCACAGGATAATCAGTCTGGCGCATTCCGCTTTTACTCCTACCGCGATCCGCGCATTGAAGGCACATTGACCGACTTCGATGACTCGATTAAATGGCTGATGGACAAACCTCTGGCCGGCGATAGCGTGGAAGAAGCCATTTTGGGTGTGATTGGCGGCATGGATAAACCCGCCTCCCCCGCTGGCGAAGCCATGCAGGCATTTCACGGTGAACTCAATGGTCGCAGCAAAGCCTCGATCAGCGAATTTCGCAATCGTGTACTAGCCGTAACTGATGCGGATCTAAAACGGGTTGCGGCTCAGTACCTGCGTCCTGAAGTGGCTCAAACAGCGGTGATTACCAACACCGATCTGGCCGCTAAAACAGGCCTGGATATTATTGCGGTTTGA
- the cmoB gene encoding tRNA 5-methoxyuridine(34)/uridine 5-oxyacetic acid(34) synthase CmoB: MIPTSLDYGPLFSWLEESELSQWSQDLPELVAQQLRPERWGDMPEWEETLRRLPEIDPLFTDFSNGVQIGDISLMDKGRRLALQATLMGLHPWRKGPYNLFGMPLDTEWRSDWKWDRVLPHLAPLKGRTILDVGCGNGYHCWRMLGADAERVIGIDPSAKFVFQFYAIKRFAGNHLPIDVLPLGIEHMPEKMAAFDTVFSMGILYHRRSPMDHLRELRQLLKPGGQLVLETLVIEGAKDQLLVPQDRYAKMPNVWFIPSPDMLISWMSKNGLKNARMVDISTTTIEEQRSTDWMKFESLADFLDPNDSSKTVEGYPAPVRAVFVAEAPY, from the coding sequence ATGATCCCCACTTCTCTCGATTATGGTCCGCTGTTCTCTTGGCTCGAAGAGTCCGAACTCAGTCAATGGAGCCAAGACCTGCCCGAACTAGTTGCCCAACAACTGCGCCCCGAACGCTGGGGAGATATGCCCGAGTGGGAAGAAACTCTGCGACGTCTGCCAGAAATCGACCCCCTGTTTACCGACTTTAGCAACGGTGTGCAGATCGGCGATATCAGTCTCATGGACAAAGGCCGACGTCTGGCCCTGCAAGCCACTTTGATGGGTCTGCACCCCTGGCGCAAAGGGCCATATAATTTATTTGGTATGCCATTGGATACCGAATGGCGCTCTGATTGGAAATGGGATCGCGTGCTACCCCATCTGGCGCCGTTAAAAGGTCGCACCATTCTCGATGTTGGCTGTGGCAATGGCTATCACTGCTGGCGCATGCTCGGTGCTGACGCCGAGCGTGTCATTGGCATCGACCCCTCGGCAAAATTTGTCTTTCAGTTTTACGCCATCAAACGCTTTGCCGGCAATCATCTGCCCATCGATGTGTTGCCACTGGGCATTGAGCATATGCCGGAAAAAATGGCCGCCTTTGATACCGTCTTTTCTATGGGCATTCTCTATCACCGTCGCTCGCCCATGGATCATCTGCGGGAGCTGCGCCAACTACTCAAGCCCGGCGGCCAGCTGGTATTGGAGACCCTAGTGATAGAGGGCGCCAAAGACCAACTATTGGTGCCACAGGATCGCTACGCAAAAATGCCCAATGTCTGGTTTATCCCCTCCCCGGATATGCTGATTAGTTGGATGAGCAAAAATGGCTTGAAGAATGCACGCATGGTGGATATCAGTACCACCACCATTGAAGAACAACGCTCTACAGACTGGATGAAATTTGAATCACTGGCGGATTTTTTGGACCCCAACGATTCGAGCAAAACTGTCGAAGGTTATCCGGCGCCAGTGCGAGCGGTGTTTGTTGCGGAGGCACCCTACTAA
- the ald gene encoding alanine dehydrogenase: protein MLVGVPKEIKNHEYRVGLTPSSVVELVAHGHRVMVETDAGAGIDFSDGEYRDAGAEIVGSAAEVFAAADMIVKVKEPQPVECAMLRDGQILYTYLHLAPDPQQTKLLVESGATCIAYETVTDNNGGLPLLAPMSEVAGRMSVQAGAYHLEKAQGGRGVLLGGVPGVAPAKVLVIGGGVVGDNAAAIAVGMGADVTILDRSIARLRELDAKYEGRAHCVYSTMAAIEDCALDSDLVIGAVLIPGAAAPKLLSRDIISRMKKGAVVVDVAIDQGGCFETSRATTHQQPTYVVDDVVHYCVANMPGGVARTATMALNNATLPYALALANDPINALLGDKHLLNGLNVHKGHVTYKAVADALGYAYVPAGEALKV from the coding sequence ATGTTGGTAGGGGTTCCGAAGGAAATTAAAAACCACGAGTACCGTGTCGGTCTGACGCCGTCGTCTGTTGTTGAGTTGGTGGCTCATGGTCATCGCGTTATGGTTGAGACCGATGCGGGTGCTGGCATTGATTTTAGCGATGGCGAGTACCGCGATGCTGGGGCTGAGATTGTCGGTAGTGCGGCGGAGGTGTTTGCGGCGGCGGATATGATCGTTAAGGTTAAGGAGCCTCAGCCAGTTGAATGCGCCATGCTGCGCGATGGCCAGATCCTTTATACCTACTTACATTTGGCGCCAGATCCTCAGCAGACCAAGTTGTTGGTCGAGTCTGGGGCTACCTGTATTGCCTATGAAACGGTTACTGATAATAACGGTGGTTTGCCACTGTTAGCCCCTATGTCTGAGGTGGCCGGCCGTATGTCGGTTCAGGCCGGCGCTTATCACCTCGAGAAGGCTCAGGGTGGTCGTGGTGTCTTGCTTGGCGGCGTTCCCGGTGTAGCACCGGCAAAAGTATTGGTTATCGGCGGTGGTGTGGTGGGTGACAATGCGGCAGCTATTGCTGTGGGTATGGGTGCTGATGTGACTATTCTCGATCGCTCTATTGCCCGCTTGCGCGAGCTGGATGCAAAGTATGAAGGCCGTGCTCACTGTGTTTATTCGACTATGGCGGCCATTGAAGACTGTGCCTTGGATTCGGATCTGGTGATTGGTGCGGTTTTGATTCCCGGTGCAGCGGCGCCGAAGCTATTGAGTCGGGATATTATCAGTCGCATGAAAAAGGGTGCTGTGGTGGTGGATGTGGCGATCGATCAGGGCGGTTGTTTTGAGACCTCCCGTGCGACTACCCATCAGCAGCCGACCTATGTTGTCGACGATGTGGTGCATTACTGTGTGGCGAACATGCCCGGCGGTGTGGCGCGCACGGCAACTATGGCGCTGAACAATGCGACTTTACCCTATGCTTTGGCGCTGGCGAATGATCCGATCAATGCGCTTCTTGGAGACAAGCATTTACTGAATGGCCTCAATGTACACAAAGGTCATGTGACCTACAAAGCCGTGGCAGACGCACTGGGTTATGCCTATGTGCCTGCAGGTGAAGCACTGAAAGTTTAA